The DNA window TTTCTGCCGTGGCCCTGGAGTCTCTGGTGGTGGAGTACCTGTAGTTCCACTCAGACGGCGACGACGCGTTGCTGTTGGTGTTCTTCGCGATCCACGTCCTCACCCTGTCCTCCATCTCCAGCCCCGCAAACCTGTAGATCTCGCCCGCTTTGTCCTTTGGGTTTAAGGCCAAGTCCTCGTACCGCACCAGCAGGTAGCGTCCGCGTAGCCAAGCCGGTCTCCGCAGGCCCGTTTCCACGGACGCCGCCATGTCCTTGCAGGTGCTGGTGATCTGCGACAGGTCCACGTATCGAGGCTGCCGCCCCGTCGCGTTCCATATTTTCCACGCGCGAAACTGATCGGAGAACGCCATCATGCGCGAGGCGAGGATAGCTCTGGGGTCCCTCACCAGGTGGATGATCTTCACATCCAGGCGCGGATCTTCCGTCAGGGTGCGCAGGTCCCCCACCTCAGGGACCCGCACGGTCTTTATAGCCACATGTCTTCTTGACAGACACGACATAGAGGCTAGGGTGAGGTTCAGGGCCCCGCACTTCTTAGGACACCAAGTTTCATCGGGCGGGTCGGGGCGCGCTGCGTCCACCCCGTCCGAGCACACGGGAGGGGAGCAGAGGGCGTGACTGGAGCTCCGGCGGAAGAAGGAGCTCGTGACGTGGTCCTGGGGCTCAGGGCGGATGTAGCTCTCCATGAAGTGAAGATCGCACGTGTACAGGTTGAGGAGCAGGTCCCTGTACGCTCCTAGCAGGGCCCGGCGGTCCAAGGTGCGACGCAGCCGGCTGCTGGAGTTGGTGAAGGCTTGCTGGACGTGGTAGAGCGGCTCGAACACGTAGAAGATCTCGGGATGCTGGTTGAGGAGCTGCCCGGTGAAGGAGGAGCCACTGCGCGTGGTGGCGAACAGCAGGATGTGCTTCCGAGGCGACTCGATTGGCACCCAGCCGTCATCACAAAGGGCTCTCCACCTGGAGTCTTCAGGACAGAAAACA is part of the Mugil cephalus isolate CIBA_MC_2020 chromosome 10, CIBA_Mcephalus_1.1, whole genome shotgun sequence genome and encodes:
- the si:ch73-62b13.1 gene encoding carbohydrate sulfotransferase 1-like isoform X3 yields the protein MECSWKTVLLLVCASLGVQYTAIRTLRDSLSGPCQGVYRCQGRFHRDSRWRALCDDGWVPIESPRKHILLFATTRSGSSFTGQLLNQHPEIFYVFEPLYHVQQAFTNSSSRLRRTLDRRALLGAYRDLLLNLYTCDLHFMESYIRPEPQDHVTSSFFRRSSSHALCSPPVCSDGVDAARPDPPDETWCPKKCGALNLTLASMSCLSRRHVAIKTVRVPEVGDLRTLTEDPRLDVKIIHLVRDPRAILASRMMAFSDQFRAWKIWNATGRQPRYVDLSQITSTCKDMAASVETGLRRPAWLRGRYLLVRYEDLALNPKDKAGEIYRFAGLEMEDRVRTWIAKNTNSNASSPSEWNYRYSTTRDSRATAESWRLRLGFDIVRTVQNLCNNTLALLGYKQVHSAAELRNLSQSLVQHRTFQPVT
- the si:ch73-62b13.1 gene encoding carbohydrate sulfotransferase 1-like isoform X1, yielding MCGSCICMKFKMKSHPVCVCVCVCVCVCVCACLCESPRWQQREGCRARGGGRMECSWKTVLLLVCASLGVQYTAIRTLRDSLSGPCQGVYRCQGRFHRDSRWRALCDDGWVPIESPRKHILLFATTRSGSSFTGQLLNQHPEIFYVFEPLYHVQQAFTNSSSRLRRTLDRRALLGAYRDLLLNLYTCDLHFMESYIRPEPQDHVTSSFFRRSSSHALCSPPVCSDGVDAARPDPPDETWCPKKCGALNLTLASMSCLSRRHVAIKTVRVPEVGDLRTLTEDPRLDVKIIHLVRDPRAILASRMMAFSDQFRAWKIWNATGRQPRYVDLSQITSTCKDMAASVETGLRRPAWLRGRYLLVRYEDLALNPKDKAGEIYRFAGLEMEDRVRTWIAKNTNSNASSPSEWNYRYSTTRDSRATAESWRLRLGFDIVRTVQNLCNNTLALLGYKQVHSAAELRNLSQSLVQHRTFQPVT
- the si:ch73-62b13.1 gene encoding carbohydrate sulfotransferase 1-like isoform X2, giving the protein MREGCRARGGGRMECSWKTVLLLVCASLGVQYTAIRTLRDSLSGPCQGVYRCQGRFHRDSRWRALCDDGWVPIESPRKHILLFATTRSGSSFTGQLLNQHPEIFYVFEPLYHVQQAFTNSSSRLRRTLDRRALLGAYRDLLLNLYTCDLHFMESYIRPEPQDHVTSSFFRRSSSHALCSPPVCSDGVDAARPDPPDETWCPKKCGALNLTLASMSCLSRRHVAIKTVRVPEVGDLRTLTEDPRLDVKIIHLVRDPRAILASRMMAFSDQFRAWKIWNATGRQPRYVDLSQITSTCKDMAASVETGLRRPAWLRGRYLLVRYEDLALNPKDKAGEIYRFAGLEMEDRVRTWIAKNTNSNASSPSEWNYRYSTTRDSRATAESWRLRLGFDIVRTVQNLCNNTLALLGYKQVHSAAELRNLSQSLVQHRTFQPVT